gggtgtctcaactgtaccacCCATAAGTACAGTTGAGACaaaaaacactttatttttatgagctaattgtggaaaatataaACTACTTATGAGCATTATTGATTGATAATATCTTAGTCTACAAGCTAATGAAATGTCATGTGGCATGTCATGTGGAAATGCACTTCCTTTCAGTatctattttttaatttaaaaatcaaaacgcaaaaagtgtctcaactgtactcagtctacccACACATTTGAGTGTTACATTTGATTTTCAAAACTCAATAACTATATTATAAGTAAAAGAACAATTTttaaaaactacttaaaaaatacaaaataccaaAAAAATCTACTCAATACATTTACttgattaaatgtaattagtttttctccacctctggggcggggggtgggggcaggtaaAAATCCACGCCCACTCCCCAAGATAAATAGGACTAGTGGCGTTCGACTGAATGAATAGCCTATTTACTGGGGGTGAATCtcaaaagacgatacgattcgcatctataCAAACAATACGAtttgatacaagaaaagatacatgttcataaaaaaaggattcagtacgattcaatgcgattcgatgcagttcaagaatgaaaagcattctgaaagattttataatttgctcaaggtgcacattaattttatattatcaattatcgtGGTCATGgctgtcaattaggcaaaaaaagtgtgaatatgattaggctatctaaactgaggtttgtatcatatactgtattgcaatgaaaaaagaatagtctacatttcagtcaaacacagcagccaaatacaacataaaaatacatttttattgacTTTATAGATTATTATAGATCTGATTATTTTCACGGAGCTGTAGCCTATtattgaggtaagacaatactgaaataaaataaaacaaaacagtgaagacactcttggccttttctcatatagcaaacaataacaataataaaacagGCCTACATATCAGTGAACTCtcggcttattttgttccaacggtagaCCTATGAAAACCCACGGGGCTTTTGAGTAAGTAATCCTCTCCATGCTGTAATTATGGATTATCCCCTCTCTTAGGACACTGTACACTACaataataaaataggcctacatatcagtGAACTCtcggcttattttgttccaacgttAGACCTATGCATgtcacaagtctgagtgaatatgaacccaataataataatttgtgcatcgttttagcagcaaggccCAAATGATTCTTTAACATTAGGGatatcccttcatcaaacgtaaggctactctacagactatctgttgctgtttaggaatgctatagtaagtgtttaatttcgcgctggattttgaaaaacaaaagagtaaaaactgtCAAAAAAAACATCGAGTGCGAGTGGTCACGTGCTTAAATTGCAGTAGATATATGGGTAATGTGgtcctttgacaactttggtaaatgaatgtaaccaaaaacgaactgcattacccacaaatccgtgccACGTGTCGTTTCAAAgccggaagtgggatgaacgcgctgcttgcaACGTAAATAAgcgagtctgagcgagcagaaaaggttgtgaactGATTCCttacaagtaaatcgatataacgaccggttcatttcagttttattccgatacggggctaGTCCTATTTAactcacgtatcgatgtagccgtatcttacacgttaaaaacggataccgatacgtatcagTTACTTTTTACACCCTACAGTAGATGCCAGGGATGGCTGTGATCAACGAGCAAGTCAGTGAGCTCATCAGGACCTTGCGGAAGAAAGGCTGCCCGACGAGGGCTATCGCCAAACATCTGGCCATGACTGGAATAAGACCTTCCATGGGGACTATCCGGCGTCACTGTCGACTTGCTGTTGTGGAGAAGAAGAAACGAAAGCCGCGTAAAGTGACAAGGTAAATTTActttgtattatttaaatataaactCTAAAACTCTTATATATCTAACTATTATATTCTTTAAATATAAACTCTAAAAAGTTTGAAAGTTTGACATGTTACCAAAAATAACAACAGGCTTTACCAAACTATGTATTGACACAATGCGTCTCTTTCAGTCAGGTGATGGAAATAATAGACTCCATCCTGAGAAAAGAGGATGAACTACCAGCTAGAAAAATAAAAGAGCTTCTCCAAAGAAACCACAACCTAAGAATCTGTTTAAACTCTGTGAGAAAGGCAGTCCGGGATCTTGGCTGGAACTTTGGGAAGGGCTGGATGGCTAATATGGAAAGCTGTCTAGCCGAGAGGACAGCGGATCTTACATCAGAACGAGCTCGAGTTGCTCAACTGCTTGCTGAGAATGCAAGCTTGAAAGCTGACCTGTCGGCCAGCAGAGCGGAGACAGACAACCTCCGACAAGAGATGCAGGAGCTGAGAGAGACCAGTCAGAGGAGTCTGCTCATGCAAGAGATGAGAGATGGGATAGGAGAACTGCATTCGGCTCTACGTATGGTTCACTCTACGCCTGTGAGACCAATGCCCAGACGTGCCTCAACACCTGCACCAGAATTCGATTCATCAGTGTTGCCAGATTGTCAGATGTCCCCATTGGCCCTTTCCTCTTCCTTAAACGACAGCATCCAAATTCCCCGTCAATGGGCAGACGTGTGCTTGCGTGATTTTGGACCAGAAGACCATGCTAGACTGCACCAACAGAGCTTCGGCCAAGTGGGCAGATATGGATGCCTGCTCTTCAGACACATCATCTCGGAGGAGAACTACCAGGCATGGAGCAAAACCACAAACTGGGATGGTTCTAAAGGTAAACGAGCACTGCCTCAAAATGTGAAGACCTTCGTGGTTGCTACACTGAAGCGACACTTTCCTGACATGGACAGGGGGGGACTGAAAGAGTGTGTTAACAAGATCAATGAATTCCTGCGTACAACACGCAAGAATCCCCAAGTACTCACTCTGCTCTAAATGCTGCAGAACACTGTAATGTAGCTTACTGCACTGTATGTATGACTGTAACAATACAGTtcattattttaattaaaaaaaaacctttctcAGAAGTACTTTTCTGACTTCATCTTTAGACCGGTTATTGAAATATAAGGAGTAGAAAGCACAAATATATGTCTGTTAACATGTAGCATATCTGACATtgtaacagtaggcctatctaaTATTACCAGAAAATAACAAAACGGCAACCTCGTTTTTGCTGCCTGCAGGCTAATGGTGAATGGTTAATAGGcaaatggtaggcctacatataggctacatgtatTTTATTATACAGTATTGAAAGTAAAATGCTGAAGACACATTAGCGCTTCAATTAGCAAAAGAAGTTTAATATGGCCACATTAGCACTTCCATTAGTCCTTGTGAGAAATCCACTTAGTCCTGATGTTGCAGAGAGCCATTACATGCAGGCAAGCCAAATACGTTGCACATTCTCTCCAATTTCATTTGTATTATGGACTGCCTTTGAATCTAGTTTGATACATTCATAGAAAGTGTCAAGACGCTCACCTGttaagaaatactgtacatgcatttTCACAGGAACAGGTGCTAATGTGTGCCAGTGGTGTAGAATAATAGACAGTTAGATGCACATGAAGACACTATTCATATGATAACTGCTGCCATACACTCTGGAATGTTGATGGCTGACCCAGGAACAGGTGCTAATGTGTGCTAGGTGTGCCAGTGGTGTAGAGTAATATTGTAGATTAATAGACTGTGCAATGCTGTACAATGAGAGACATCCTGGTAAAATAACCTTAACTGAATGTCTAATGATATGTAAGAAATGAAAGACACAAGGGTACCAGTAGAAATCAATTTTATTACAACTGTATTACAGTATTCAACACAAGATCGGATCAGTTCAGGCAACCTCTCCTTGCCAGGGTGCCATGGTTTAATCTATTGCATTAATGGACAGCACAAAGTAACATCTGATCCTATAGGGCCTAATAAcatttaggctactaaaattaaaaatgtaattttcacaaatgtaaaaaaatcacCACGGCTCCCAGTGAGTTTTCGTTGTGTGGGAAGAGAGTCTTGGCGACTTGTTTTGGACGAGACTCTTTGCTGTGCCTTGCTGCAAAGATGATGCTGGCGGACGTTTAACTGCAGTCTGTAAAACAGAAATATTGCGAAGACATTAGAGGCTGTACATATGATGTTTTACATTGTTTAATATTGTGCATTGGATAGCACAAGGGGGCTGGGGCAGTGATATTAACACTCCTCCAATTTTTACTCAGTAACTAGTGTGGTTTAATATGTAACTAAATACAATACTTCAACCAAAACGAACTtaagtaaaatatatattttttaaaactactgaaaaaatacaaaataccaaAAAATCTACTCaatacatttacttgagtaagTGTAATTAGTTACTCTCCACCTCTGGGGcggggcagggtgtgtgtgtgtgtgtgtgtggggtggcagGTAAAAATCCACGCCCACTCCCCAAGATAAATAGGCCTAGTGGCGTTCGACTGAATGAATAGGCTATTTAcagttctgtgattggttccctatctcaggcgaaaatttgctccatggtctccatggaatgggtttacatgacccctggaggcaaacatacgcaaaaaattggtcatcctaggccctacggttctcaagataatcacagaaaactgtgtctgccctaccctcctttcggggggtccagtccagcggtaagaaggggctacagatcaaaacgaaaaacgatggttccatgctatccatgtggggtttcATGCCCACCaagtagtgctgggcggtatagaCAGTCAGGTGCACATGAGGACACTATTGATAACTGCTGCCATACACTCTGGAATGTTGATGGCTGGCCCAGGAACAGGTGCTAATGTGTGCCAGTGGTGCCAGTGGTGTAGAATAATAGACTTTCAGCATGTGTTAAGGAACtgcatgtgtgagcatgtgcagGCCTACAACACTCTTCCTTCTGGGAGCACATTCCATTTAAGGGGTTTCCTTTCCTTGACCCAATATTCTGTTTAACACAGGCATATGCTAGGGTGTGCCAACGGTTTACAAGAAACACACATATTCGGTTTATTCCTAATAAACTGATCCAAAACTGTTGTTGTAGTACTCAAGTCCAGgactcgtgacttgacttggacttgagcactgaatgactcgaacttggactcgGACTTGTACATTTAGACCATGCAGGCTCGGAAATTGAGACAAGGACTCGactttttttgtaatgtcattaggctataatcGTAATATGTCACTAGAATATTAATTGGTACtgtatatgattttaatatctaaattatttttagtattaaTATTAGTGCAATGGAATGTTACTGCTTTATGTCATACATCACACGTCACGCCATGTTCCTACAATAACAGACGTTAACTTTAATGGCGCtaaatgcctggagacatgaaTACCCAGAAGGTTGTCAGTTTTGCATGTAATAGTGACTCGATTCGGACTTGAATATTGGCgactcgaacctggactcggactcgaggcatagtgacttgacaAGTCTTAAAGCAAGACTTAAGAAACTGTTATCAGTGACTTCCTCCTAATCTGatcaaatgtatttaattttaaTCACTTGcacttaaatacatgtatttatttattgtttgtttgtttattgtctgTTATTTTTTGCTTTACCattgtaaagcacattgagtgTCCTTGTGACTGAGATGTGTTGTCCAAATAAAACTGCCTTGCTTTGGAATCTAATGTTTTCATCTTGCTATTTCAGTCAAGGTCCTCATCTAAGCATTGGTCCATCAAAAGCATATATGCATCATCGGGCTTGTGTATCTCTTTGCAAGCCTTACACCATCAGGTAAAATACATTTGAGTACATTTTTAAGTTAGCTTTTCACATGCATTCTTTATTTAGAAACCAGTATAGGCAAAACTGGCTCTGGCAACAGTGCCTCTGGTAAGACCATCTTGAGAAAAGACGCCTTCAGagaagactaagactaagaagagagaacacatcacccctgtgttggctgaactgcactggctccctatttcctatagaattgattttaaggttatgttaattacttacaaagctctgaatggcatagcaccttcatatatctctgagcttttaatatcttatcaaccacaaaggaaacttagatcatccaattctaatcttttaatcgtacccaaagtgctccacaaacaaagtggagaagaggcgtttatccattatgcccccaaactatggaacaccctgcctctgtacatcaagcaggcgagttcagtaaatattttaaaaaaagatctgaaaacatacctgtacaggaaagcttttagttaactcatcttatcctgtagactacattttcagattattctacatctgctactattgagggcgcagccagccagaagcagatgggctcccctattaagtcaggttctgctcaaggtttcttcctggaatatgggagtttttccttgccacagttgccatatatgcgtgcttgtggggggggtaagagggttaaggctgccagtcttatgacgtcattttctatatttttgatatgttgctgagtatatcataaacagcgaagaaaagtgattgataatgactgactgactattattgtgttacatgcttcaaatgtaaagcactttgagctgcattctgtgtatgaaaggtgctatacaaataaagctttattattattattataagaggCCTACCCAGTGGCTATCCCTAAACATTGTGAGATCCAAAATGGCATCAGTGCAAACGACATGGACACAAAACGAGATGGGCACAAACCAACTTAGGAGAGGAAGGTCTGAAGTCCAGCATAATCTTGTTAACTGGAGAGGATCAGCTTGAAGGTAAAACTGTGGAGGCTTTTCTTAGAGAGAGCTCTGACCTCCAGTGCCTTGTGAGAAGCTGTGCAGGCGGGTACCACATTTTCCACAGCAGAGCCAGACGAGCTGAGAGTCAGGTCACAGAGCTGCTGGAGAAGATGGACGCCCTTCTCAGCGAGAATAAGGGAGTCTCATGCACCTACGAAATGCATGCCAAAATCCAGAGGGAGgcacagagagaaatagaggaggCCGAACTGGTCAtacgagaggaggagaggaggaggtggggagagagggagagagagatacatgctgaagaggaggagagatgtaaAGGGGGGAAGAAGGTTAGAGAGAtcgagaagaagaggaggaagatgagggtgAGAGACCTGAAAGATGaagaggagtggaagagagggaaCATGGAAAGGAGAataaggagggagaagaggaagaaggaagaGAGTCTAGTTTGGCCTTTTTCTATTAGCAAATTATTCTCTAAGTCAAAGTTGGAAAGGTTAATTTGCATCAGATACATTTTATGGGGTTAAGAGTTTAAGAAGAGTAACCTACTGTATCTGTTAATGAAGAATTGTAGATAgatatttttattaatttcattaAGTTAGCTTAAAAACTGAATATCCTCACTTTTAATATGAAGAAGTCTTGTAAGCTTTTTAATGAAGTGCATGAAGTGATAAAgagattatttttgtttttaaacagcAGTAAAAATCTTACAGTTTTTTATAGGTGAAGGTAATAAAAACTGATAAATGGTGGAGCAATGTCACTCTGGTATAGACACTGACAAACGTTCtagccactaggtggcagtatgTTCCATACATTAACTGATAAGGTGAATCCAGAGCCCAGGGGCGCAGCTACACATTTTTTGaagggtatgcaacaacaataaaaaaaaaaaaaaaaaaaacactacagaccaactaaagcaaaacaaaatggcaataatttacactatttatgtgcattagtgtgtataaatatatatatctatatatttaaaaaaaaatgctgccaatttgatgttgaatttgatgaaatattaataaatggtgcattgtcactttaagagagtctaaacggttctcataatgTCCTTTCGCCAGCTAttgctcacaaaggataaggctgatatgcctactctagccttgtttgtttgcgccacattgacaacacaatattaagttattacaatgagccttcattgttaggatatggaaacatgtaatgagttgctgctagtgtgacatttctgtttgcagtttgccattaaaagtgcagtatgagcatgatAGCCAGCTAGCTATCTAAAtggaatagcctaggctatgtttcaatcggcattatgcttaacacacgatagttagtctgttaacatgaatatttgcaagcctccaagcacagacgtcatcactttaaatcctacctgttgccgttcaccgtccacttatttaactgctgttgcattgacgtgccatctccttttccctctttctttttctatttttagccgccaacagctttttttgctgtatccatctttttc
This window of the Alosa alosa isolate M-15738 ecotype Scorff River chromosome 7, AALO_Geno_1.1, whole genome shotgun sequence genome carries:
- the LOC125298458 gene encoding uncharacterized protein LOC125298458, whose protein sequence is MPGMAVINEQVSELIRTLRKKGCPTRAIAKHLAMTGIRPSMGTIRRHCRLAVVEKKKRKPRKVTSQVMEIIDSILRKEDELPARKIKELLQRNHNLRICLNSVRKAVRDLGWNFGKGWMANMESCLAERTADLTSERARVAQLLAENASLKADLSASRAETDNLRQEMQELRETSQRSLLMQEMRDGIGELHSALRMVHSTPVRPMPRRASTPAPEFDSSVLPDCQMSPLALSSSLNDSIQIPRQWADVCLRDFGPEDHARLHQQSFGQVGRYGCLLFRHIISEENYQAWSKTTNWDGSKGKRALPQNVKTFVVATLKRHFPDMDRGGLKECVNKINEFLRTTRKNPQVLTLL